In Nonlabens agnitus, the DNA window AGGCGTTTTAATATCTGGCTGGCCTATGTTAAGCTGGTAGATGTGTGTTCCTCGCTGTTTTGCAGCTTCTGCAAATGGGACAAGTTTACGAACTGGAGATGAAGGCATTGACCTTCCTTTTTCTGATATCTGTGGCATGGAATTAATTTTGCAATGCAAAGGTATGAATAGGGCATGTCTCGCTCAAATGCGATGGCGTATATTTAGTACTATGAGTCGACTTTTAGTTAGTGTTTTCTTTTTCTTGAACTGTTTTTCTGCTCTAGGGCAGCAGGGTTTTTCATTGCCTGACGGTGTTGATGAGGTCACTATTCCGTTCACTCGTTCCCAAAATCTTATTGTGATTCCCGTAAAAGTCAATGGGACAGCTTTAAACTTTATTCTAGATACCGGTGCCTCTAGGTCCATCATTTTTAATCTGCAAGAAATTGATTCTCTTGAATTACGGACCGGTCAACCTCTTAAAATATCAGGTTATGGTGAACGAAAACCGTTTGATGTTTACTACAGCGATAAAAATGTTTTAGACATTTATGGTTACTCCAATAAGAATGCGGGCTTGTTTGTCATGGCTAACGATAATATTAATTTATCAGGATTCTTGGGCGTTACCATTCATGGATTGATGGGATGTGATTTCTTCGCTGATTTTCTAGTAGTCATAGATTATGAGAATGAAGTCTTGAAACTTTATCGCGATCCATCCTTTTTAAAAAGGAAGTTACGCCGATCTACCCGTATCCCTATAACGATCAAAAATCGAAAGCCCTATTTCCAATCTGTAGTGCAAAATAACGGTAGTGAGATAGAGTTGAATACCTTAATCGATACTGGAAATGGTGATGCGCTCTGGTTGTTACCTCCTTTAAAAAAGGCGGTGACGCCTAATAAAAGTTTTGAGGATTTTCTCGGAATGGGATTGAGCGGTAAGGTAAAAGGACAAAGATCTAAAGTAGACCGAGTTTATCTTGGTAAGCACAAATTAAATAAGGTTACTGTATCCTTACCAGAAATGGAAAGCCTTACCAATCGAAAGGTGGATGTTAATCAAGAAGAGGATTATAAGGGTTCGATAGGTGGCGAGGTTCTGAGCAGATTTAAAGTTGTTTTAGACTATAAAAATGAGTCCATGTACCTAAGGCCTGAATCAAATCTAGAGGAAGGTTTTTTCTACAACATGGCTGGACTTGAATTGATAGAAGGTGACTTGGAAGTGTTTACCACTATTGAGAATGCAAAAACTGAATCGACAAAAGGGAATTACGGAAGAGTAAATACCGAAGGTTCATTTCAGCCCAACTCAAGAAGAAGGGTTATTAAGATTACACCCAAACTTTTGATAAGCTACGTCAGGCCAGAATCGCCAGCTGATGAAGCTGGTCTCAAAGTAGGAGATGAGATTATTAAAGTCAATAGCGTTTCCCAATCGAGTTTGAGCTTGACAAATGTTTCAAAAAAGTTTTTCAGAAAACCTTATTCTACCATCAGATTTACCGTCAAGAGAGGTGAGGCCATTTTCAAAGTTAAATTTGAATTGGTTCCGGTCATCTAGCTACTCCACCACAACACCTTTTAATTTTAAAGGGATGATTCCTTGCGGGATGTTTCCTTTGACGGTCAAAGTTTTTACGATAGGGCCTAATTTTTTGGTGTCGTAGGTTACAACAATTTTACCTTTATCACCTGGAGCTATAGGCATTTCTGGCTTAGAGATAACATCACAGGTGCAGGAAGAAAATATATCAGATACCACAAAAGGAGCATTACCAGTGTTGGTAAACACAAAGGTGCGTTTTCCATCTTCACCTTTTTTAATCGAGCCGTAATCAATGACTTTGTTCTCAAATTCTATGGATGTCATTTCAGCAGTTTGTGCTAGGGAACTGTATCCAAAAAAAAGCGTCGAAATCAGAATTAAAATAGGTTTCATAACCAGTTGTTTTTATAAAAATACTCAAAGTTCATAATTGCCTGCTTATTGGCTTATGATTTAAGTTATAATTACTTTTGCCATTCATTTTCAATAATTAAGCCAAACATGACTAAAGCATCCAAATACGACTCTAAAACCGCCGAAGAAAAGTGGTACAAATACTGGATGGAGAACGACTTTTTCACATCAGTTCCAGATGATAGAGAGAGTTATACCATAGTCATACCACCACCTAATGTCACTGGCGTGTTGCATATGGGTCATATGTTGAACAATACCATTCAGGATGTACTCATACGTCGTGCTCGTTTGAAAGGTTATAACGCTTGTTGGGTTCCTGGAACAGATCACGCATCCATTGCGACAGAGGCTAAAGTCGTTAAAAAGCTACAGGAACAAGGAATTGATAAGAATGGCCTGACTCGCGAGGAATTTTTGGAGCATGCCTGGCAGTGGACACATGAGTATGGCGGGATCATTCTCGAGCAACTTAAAAAATTAGGTGCCAGTTGTGACTGGTCCAGAACAAAATTCACACTGGATGATGATATGTCTGCCAGCGTGATCAAGGTCTTCATAGATCTTTATAACAAGGGTTTGATCTATCGTGGGTACCGCATGGTGAACTGGGATCCAGTGGCACAAACAACCTTGAGCGATGAAGAGGTCATTTATGAAGAGCGTAATGGGAATTTATTTTACCTAGAATACCCCATTAAAGGAAGTAGCGATAAGGTCACCATTGCCACAACAAGACCTGAAACTATTTTGGGAGACACCGCGGTTTGCGTTAATCCAGCCGATGAGCGTTACACGCATCTAATCGGTAACACGGTTATTGTTCCTATTGTTAATAGAGAAATCCCAGTAATCGCAGACGATTATGTGGATGTGGAGTTTGGTACTGGTTGTTTGAAAATCACGCCAGCCCATGATGAAAATGACAAAAAGATAGGAGAAACGCATAATCTAGAAGTCATCGATATTTTCAATGCAGATGCGACACTCAACAGTTTTGGTTTGCACTATGAAGGATTGGATCGGTTTGAGGTGCGCAAGCAAATTTCAATAGAGCTTGAAGAGAAAGGTTTCTTGGTCAAAAAGGAAAACCATGTTCATAAAGTGGGTACGAGTGAACGTACCAAAGCAGTCATAGAGCCCAGACTCTCAGACCAGTGGTTCCTTAAGATGGAAGAACTGGCACAGCCCGCTATCAAAGCGGTTAAGGAAGATATTGTAGAGCTTTTGCCTTCAAAATTCAAGAGTACCTACTTCCACTGGATGGAGAACGTACGCGATTGGAACATCTCACGCCAGCTGGTTTGGGGACAACGCATTCCTGCTTATTACTACGGCGATGGTACAGATGATTTTGTGGTGGCAAGTAGTGTGGAAGAGGCCGTTACGCTTTCGCGAAAGCGAACTAACGACAACACCATAACAGAAAAAGATCTACGTCAAGAGAGTGATGTTCTCGATACTTGGTTTTCAAGTTGGTTATGGCCCATAAGTGTTTTTAATGGTGTTTTGGAACCTGAGAACGAAGAGATCAATTATTATTATCCTACAAGGGATTTAGTAACCGGTCCAGATATTTTGTTTTTCTGGGTAGCGCGCATGATCGTTGCTGGATATGAATTGCGGGACGAGAAGCCTTTTGACAAGGTATACCTCACAGGATTGGTACGTGATAAACAACGTCGCAAGATGTCCAAATCGCTGGGTAATTCACCAGACGCCCTGAAACTATTGGAAGAATACAGCGCAGATGGCGTGCGTGTGGGATTGCTGTTGAGTAGTGCGGCTGGTAATGACCTCATGTTTGATGAGGATCTATGCCAGCAGGGAAAAAACTTTGTCAACAAGATGTGGAACGCCTTTAGGCTTACACAAGGTTGGGAAGTGGACAAACAACTACCGCAGCCAGATTATGCCGCGCAAGGCATTGCCTGGTACCGCAGTAGGTTTGCACAGGCCATGGAAGAGATCGAGGATCATTATTCTAAATATCGCATAAGCGATGTCCTCATGGCCAGTTATAAATTGATCTGGGACGACTTTTGTGGATGGTTGCTGGAAATTATAAAACCAGCCTACCAGCAGCCCATTGATGCACAAACTTTGGCTGAAGTAATTGATCTATTTGAGGATAACCTGAGGTTAATGCATCCGTTCACGCCATTTATTACAGAAGAAATATGGCAAAGCATCCATAATCGCCAGCCTAGTGAGGCCTTGTCTATCAATACCTGGCCAGAAACTGGAACGATTGATCAAGATTTACTTACCGATTTTGAGTTGGTTAAGGAAGCTATTTCCGGTGTGCGCAAAGTGCGTAAGGAAAAGCAGATAAGCTTCAAGAATGAAATTGATCTTTTGGTCATCAATAATGAGAACCTTTCCAGCGCTTATGATGAACTCATCAAAAAGATGGGTAATATAACTTCCATTAAGATCGTTGAAGATCAAGTGGCTGGCGCTGCCAGTTATCGCGTGCGATCAAATGAATATTTCGTGCCTCTGGAAGGAAATATCGATACGGCTGCAGAGATTGAGAAGCTTAAAGCAGAGCTTCAACATGCTCAGGGCTTTTTGATGAGCGTACAGAAAAAGTTATCCAATGAGCGATTTATGGCCGGTGCTCCAGAACAGGTTGTAGCCATGGAACGCAAAAAGGAAGCTGACGCACTTGCCAAAATCGAAACCATTCAATCCAGCCTTACCGCCCTAGAATCATAAATCATGAATCCATTCAATTTTATCATTATATTTTTTGGGGCGATGATGATTTGTTTGATCGCACTCGCGATCTACATCATGAGAAAAAAGTAGGTAGCGCTGCTACTTACCAGGGCTTAGGGTAAAGCTTTTTGATGATTTCAATGTAACGTTCCTTCGCTTCATTTTTGGAGAGTTGCTGGACTTGAATGAGAGCATTCATTTTAAATCCAGACCTCAAGTCGTTGGTCTCAAAACTACGATTGCTCACATAGGGCTCGTCAATGACTCTTTTGTAATAGGCATAAAGATGTAACTGCAGTTCAAGAGGTACCTCAGACTGCTCTTGAGAGCTCGCTTTCGCGAAAGCGGCTTCAAATTCTCTATCTAGTTCTTCTTCGGTCATTAAAAATTTGCAAGGATCGACTCGCCACCACGTACTTTTTGGTTCAATTCTACCTTGATATTGGCATCAAGTGGCAAGTAAACATCTACTCTGGAACCAAATTTAATGAATCCGCTGTCAGATCCTTGGACAACTTCCTCATTTTCTACAGCATAGTTCACGATACGCTTAGCCAAAGCACCAGCAATTTGTCGGTACATGATCTGTACGGTGTTTTTATGTTCTACTACTACTGTTGTACGCTCATTTTCTTCACTAGCCTTAGGGTGCCAAGCCACTAAATACTTTCCAGGATGGTATTTTGAGAACGCCACTTTACCACCTATAGGATATCTGGTCACATGTACATTAATAGGCGACATGAATACAGAAATCATGATACGTTCATCCTTGAAATATTCGTTTTCTGTAACCTTTTCAATCACGACCACCTTACCATCTACTGGTGAAACGATGGTGGCATCATCTAGTATGGTGTTTCTCTTTGGGTTCCTAAAAAATTGAAGAATGATGATAATGACAAAAATGGCAAGCCCAACCAGTAAAAAATGCAACCATATAGGCATGGGAACGCTAAATGCGACGCCCACTAATATTGCAGATACAATGATGGCTATGATTATAGATGGTGTACCTTCTTTATGAAACATGATTGATGATTAAAAAAGTGAGATATGCAAAAGGTGCTGCAAAGATAATGCTGTCCATACGATCAAATATGCCACCATGCCCTGGCATGATACTACCGCTATCCTTGACTGCAGCTTGTCTTTTGATTTTTGATTGTATCAAATCGCCTATGGTGCCAAAAAACGCAACCACAAAAGCAATAATGGCCCAATCATAAACAGAATAGTCGTCGATACCCGTAGAAACTAGATAGTAGTGAAGTGCAATTCCCGCAACAATGGCCATGACTAATCCACCTATAAAGCCTTCAATCGTTTTTTTAGGTGATATACGTTTCATCAATTTGTGCTTTCCCAACAGTCTACCTGAGATATAGGCAAAGCTGTCATTTGTCCAGATAATCGCAAAAATTCCAATGAGTAATTCTGGTCGATAGGTTTCAACAATATTGGGAAGCAAGGCTAGAAACAAACTAGATCCTATGAGATACAAAAGAGCTATAATGTGCTTCTTGGTATTGAAAAGTGCGATACGATCTACTAATACTAAATCTCTTATTAAGTAGATGTTTACTAATAGGGTAGCGATAAGCAATAGGTAAATAAAATTGATGGGGACACCTTTCCATACAATAAAGTAATAGGCTAGTGGTAGCATAGGATAAATGACCCATTGCCTCAATCGTATCATGGGCATCAATTCTACCAAACATATAAAGGCAAAAATGCAAAACAGTAACGTGAAAACCCATTCTGGTGCATAAAGCGCACTAATGACCACCAACGAGACATAAATGATTCCCGACATGGATCTAACTAACAATTCTCTCATGCTACAAGTCTTCTAATAGGATGAGATAAAGACGTTTGTTAGGTACTCCATAATTCATGAGATCTTTTTCTTTCTCTTTGGTCAGGCTTTGATCTTGGAAGTTTTTTAGAGTGGTAATATTTGTTGGAATAGAACCTCTGCTATTGTGGTGTTTGATGCCTCTCAATCCTTCACCTATGGATTCTACAATTTGACTTGTACTTGCTAAGACCACAAAAGTATCCGGTAGTTGTTTGGGTTTGTTCTCTTTGATCTGGTTTGAGGAAAATAATATCGCACCGTTATCTGCAATGATGTATTCACAAGTGCTTAGAAAAAAACTACTTTCTCGCAAATGCTGATTAAAATCCAGATTAAAACCGTTGAAACGTTCCTTCAATTGCTCGTCATAGCAAAAAACAGGCGTTTCAAAAAAGTCGTGTTCTACAAGAATATCCTCAAAATGTTGCTGTACTTCATTCTCATCAACGGCATATAAAAAACGACCGCCTTGTCTAGAGAAATTATGTATAAACTGCTCATCTAGAGGTAGTTTTTCCTCTGGCATATATTTCGATCGTTCAGCGGTTGACCGCCCAGATTCACTGGTAACGGAAACCTTCCTGAAGATTTTTTTGAATATGCCCATTGTTGATCTTACCTATAATAGCAGATTAATGTAAATATAGCTACTTATTTATGGAAGACAAACTATTCTTCCTCGCTTACGTCAGTTACTTCAGTAGTTTCTGGTGCAGCGATAGAACGACTTGAGGACTTTAAGGCTATGGGTTCTTCTTTTACAAAAGCACGTTTACCGAAAATCTTTTCAAGATCATCTTTGAAAATCACTTCTTTCTCAAGAAGTAATTCTGCGAGCTCTGTCAATTTATCCTTATTATCTGTCAATAATTTGATCGCTCGTTGATATTGCGCTTCAATGATCTTTGATATTTCCTCGTCAATAGTGACCGCAGTAGCCTCACTATAAGGTTTGGTCATATTGTATTCTTGTTGACCGCTGGAATCGTAGTAGGTAATATTACCTACTTTTTCATTTAAACCATAAATAGTTACCATGGCACGAGCTTGTTTAGTAACCTTTTCAAGGTCACTCAACGCACCAGTTGAAATATTGTCAAAAATGACTTTTTCAGCTGCGCGACCACCCATCGTAGCACACATTTCATCTAGCATTTGCTCTGGTCTCACGATCTGACGTTCTTCAGGTAGATACCAAGCAGCTCCCAATGATTGACCTCTAGGCACGATAGTCACTTTAACTAACGGTGCTGCATGCTCTGTCATCCAGCTCACCGTAGCATGTCCAGCCTCATGATAGGCGATCGTTTTCTTCTCACTAGGTGTGATCAGTTTATTCTTTTTCTCAAGTCCACCTACAATACGGTCTACCGCATCTAGGAAGTCTTGTTTGTCAACTGCTTTCTTTCCTTTACGTGCTGCGATAAGTGCCGCTTCATTACAAACGTTTGCAATGTCTGCACCACTAAATCCAGGCGTTTGTCTTGCTAAAAATTCGATATCAAGTTCGTTAGCAACCTTTTTGATAGGTCTCAAGTGTACTTCAAAAATTTCTTCACGTTCACGTACGTCTGGAAGATCTACATAGATCTGACGGTCAAAACGTCCAGCGCGCATTAACGCTTTGTCTAGAATATCACCACGGTTTGTTGCTGCAAGAACAATTACATTGGTATTGGTTCCAAAACCATCCATCTCAGTCAATAGCTGGTTCAATGTATTTTCTCTCTCGTCGTTTGACCCAGAGAAATTGGATTTTCCACGAGCACGACCTATTGCGTCGATCTCATCGATAAAAATTATGGCAGGACTCTTCTCTTTTGCCTGCTTGAACAGGTCACGTACACGACTGGCACCAACACCTACGAACATCTCGACAAAGTCAGAACCACTCAATGAGAAGAATGGAACTTTTGCCTCACCGGCAACGGCTTTGGCCAGCAATGTTTTACCTGTTCCTGGGGAACCTATAAGAAGCGCACCTTTAGGAATCTTCCCACCTAGACTGGTGTATTTTTCTGGATTTTTAAGGAAGTCAACAATTTCTTGAACTTCTTCTTTGGCACCTTCTAGACCGGCAACGTCCTTAAATGTTGTTTTGACATCAGTTTTCTGGTCAAAAAGCTTAGCCTTGGATTTTCCTATATTGAATATCTGTCCTCCAGCGCCACCACCAGCACCTCCCGACATGCGTCGCATTAAGAATATCCAGATACCTATAATGATGATGAAAGGCAGCACGTTGATCAACAAGCTCCATAGACCATCATCTTCCGCATCAAATTTTAAAGTGGTTGATAGATCTTTTTCTGTAATGATTTCATCAATCTTGCGCTCAAAAATTTCAAGATCTCCATATTCTACACTGTATTGTGGAATATCACCACCAGCTAAAACACCATCTTTAATGGCTTTGCTGTGTTTTTGAAGTTTAAGGGCTTCTTGGGTTAGAAAGACTCTAGCAATACTTCTGTTTTTGACAACTACCACCTTGCTCACTTCACCATTCTCCAGATATTCAAAGAAATCATTAGGAGTAGTTACTTGCGGCGCCGTCAACTGGCTAGAAACAAAATTATAACCTAGAAAAAGCAAAATGATAGGTACTACGACCCACCATATACTAAACTTAGGTTTTTGATTAAGTGGCGAGCCCATTTTTTTAGGCGCCTTATTTTTTGGGTTACTATTATTATCCTGAGA includes these proteins:
- the ftsH gene encoding ATP-dependent zinc metalloprotease FtsH, whose translation is MSQDNNSNPKNKAPKKMGSPLNQKPKFSIWWVVVPIILLFLGYNFVSSQLTAPQVTTPNDFFEYLENGEVSKVVVVKNRSIARVFLTQEALKLQKHSKAIKDGVLAGGDIPQYSVEYGDLEIFERKIDEIITEKDLSTTLKFDAEDDGLWSLLINVLPFIIIIGIWIFLMRRMSGGAGGGAGGQIFNIGKSKAKLFDQKTDVKTTFKDVAGLEGAKEEVQEIVDFLKNPEKYTSLGGKIPKGALLIGSPGTGKTLLAKAVAGEAKVPFFSLSGSDFVEMFVGVGASRVRDLFKQAKEKSPAIIFIDEIDAIGRARGKSNFSGSNDERENTLNQLLTEMDGFGTNTNVIVLAATNRGDILDKALMRAGRFDRQIYVDLPDVREREEIFEVHLRPIKKVANELDIEFLARQTPGFSGADIANVCNEAALIAARKGKKAVDKQDFLDAVDRIVGGLEKKNKLITPSEKKTIAYHEAGHATVSWMTEHAAPLVKVTIVPRGQSLGAAWYLPEERQIVRPEQMLDEMCATMGGRAAEKVIFDNISTGALSDLEKVTKQARAMVTIYGLNEKVGNITYYDSSGQQEYNMTKPYSEATAVTIDEEISKIIEAQYQRAIKLLTDNKDKLTELAELLLEKEVIFKDDLEKIFGKRAFVKEEPIALKSSSRSIAAPETTEVTDVSEEE
- a CDS encoding acyl-CoA-binding protein; this translates as MTEEELDREFEAAFAKASSQEQSEVPLELQLHLYAYYKRVIDEPYVSNRSFETNDLRSGFKMNALIQVQQLSKNEAKERYIEIIKKLYPKPW
- a CDS encoding aspartyl protease family protein, producing the protein MSRLLVSVFFFLNCFSALGQQGFSLPDGVDEVTIPFTRSQNLIVIPVKVNGTALNFILDTGASRSIIFNLQEIDSLELRTGQPLKISGYGERKPFDVYYSDKNVLDIYGYSNKNAGLFVMANDNINLSGFLGVTIHGLMGCDFFADFLVVIDYENEVLKLYRDPSFLKRKLRRSTRIPITIKNRKPYFQSVVQNNGSEIELNTLIDTGNGDALWLLPPLKKAVTPNKSFEDFLGMGLSGKVKGQRSKVDRVYLGKHKLNKVTVSLPEMESLTNRKVDVNQEEDYKGSIGGEVLSRFKVVLDYKNESMYLRPESNLEEGFFYNMAGLELIEGDLEVFTTIENAKTESTKGNYGRVNTEGSFQPNSRRRVIKITPKLLISYVRPESPADEAGLKVGDEIIKVNSVSQSSLSLTNVSKKFFRKPYSTIRFTVKRGEAIFKVKFELVPVI
- a CDS encoding phosphatidylserine decarboxylase family protein, with translation MFHKEGTPSIIIAIIVSAILVGVAFSVPMPIWLHFLLVGLAIFVIIIILQFFRNPKRNTILDDATIVSPVDGKVVVIEKVTENEYFKDERIMISVFMSPINVHVTRYPIGGKVAFSKYHPGKYLVAWHPKASEENERTTVVVEHKNTVQIMYRQIAGALAKRIVNYAVENEEVVQGSDSGFIKFGSRVDVYLPLDANIKVELNQKVRGGESILANF
- a CDS encoding valine--tRNA ligase, with translation MTKASKYDSKTAEEKWYKYWMENDFFTSVPDDRESYTIVIPPPNVTGVLHMGHMLNNTIQDVLIRRARLKGYNACWVPGTDHASIATEAKVVKKLQEQGIDKNGLTREEFLEHAWQWTHEYGGIILEQLKKLGASCDWSRTKFTLDDDMSASVIKVFIDLYNKGLIYRGYRMVNWDPVAQTTLSDEEVIYEERNGNLFYLEYPIKGSSDKVTIATTRPETILGDTAVCVNPADERYTHLIGNTVIVPIVNREIPVIADDYVDVEFGTGCLKITPAHDENDKKIGETHNLEVIDIFNADATLNSFGLHYEGLDRFEVRKQISIELEEKGFLVKKENHVHKVGTSERTKAVIEPRLSDQWFLKMEELAQPAIKAVKEDIVELLPSKFKSTYFHWMENVRDWNISRQLVWGQRIPAYYYGDGTDDFVVASSVEEAVTLSRKRTNDNTITEKDLRQESDVLDTWFSSWLWPISVFNGVLEPENEEINYYYPTRDLVTGPDILFFWVARMIVAGYELRDEKPFDKVYLTGLVRDKQRRKMSKSLGNSPDALKLLEEYSADGVRVGLLLSSAAGNDLMFDEDLCQQGKNFVNKMWNAFRLTQGWEVDKQLPQPDYAAQGIAWYRSRFAQAMEEIEDHYSKYRISDVLMASYKLIWDDFCGWLLEIIKPAYQQPIDAQTLAEVIDLFEDNLRLMHPFTPFITEEIWQSIHNRQPSEALSINTWPETGTIDQDLLTDFELVKEAISGVRKVRKEKQISFKNEIDLLVINNENLSSAYDELIKKMGNITSIKIVEDQVAGAASYRVRSNEYFVPLEGNIDTAAEIEKLKAELQHAQGFLMSVQKKLSNERFMAGAPEQVVAMERKKEADALAKIETIQSSLTALES
- a CDS encoding LUD domain-containing protein, with amino-acid sequence MPEEKLPLDEQFIHNFSRQGGRFLYAVDENEVQQHFEDILVEHDFFETPVFCYDEQLKERFNGFNLDFNQHLRESSFFLSTCEYIIADNGAILFSSNQIKENKPKQLPDTFVVLASTSQIVESIGEGLRGIKHHNSRGSIPTNITTLKNFQDQSLTKEKEKDLMNYGVPNKRLYLILLEDL
- a CDS encoding phosphatidate cytidylyltransferase, which gives rise to MRELLVRSMSGIIYVSLVVISALYAPEWVFTLLFCIFAFICLVELMPMIRLRQWVIYPMLPLAYYFIVWKGVPINFIYLLLIATLLVNIYLIRDLVLVDRIALFNTKKHIIALLYLIGSSLFLALLPNIVETYRPELLIGIFAIIWTNDSFAYISGRLLGKHKLMKRISPKKTIEGFIGGLVMAIVAGIALHYYLVSTGIDDYSVYDWAIIAFVVAFFGTIGDLIQSKIKRQAAVKDSGSIMPGHGGIFDRMDSIIFAAPFAYLTFLIINHVS
- a CDS encoding DUF1573 domain-containing protein encodes the protein MTSIEFENKVIDYGSIKKGEDGKRTFVFTNTGNAPFVVSDIFSSCTCDVISKPEMPIAPGDKGKIVVTYDTKKLGPIVKTLTVKGNIPQGIIPLKLKGVVVE